A genomic segment from Pseudomonas sp. M30-35 encodes:
- a CDS encoding phage tail protein, with product MMMSLGMFVFGMQTLAYQEFQRQTDWRHNSTSRIGARPARQFLGPGDDTITLPGVLLPEIAGKTVSLNALRIMADTGKAWPLIEGTGRIYGIYVIESMSETKTLFFEDGATRRIEFSIKLVRVDEGRIDLLGSVLGNIGDILR from the coding sequence ATGATGATGAGCCTCGGCATGTTCGTATTCGGCATGCAAACCCTCGCCTATCAAGAGTTTCAGCGCCAAACCGACTGGCGACACAACAGCACTTCACGCATCGGCGCACGCCCTGCCCGGCAATTTCTTGGCCCTGGTGATGACACCATTACCCTGCCCGGCGTGCTGCTGCCTGAGATTGCAGGTAAAACCGTCAGCCTCAACGCCCTACGCATCATGGCTGACACCGGCAAAGCATGGCCGCTGATCGAAGGCACCGGGCGCATCTATGGCATTTATGTGATCGAATCAATGAGCGAAACCAAAACCTTGTTTTTTGAAGACGGTGCCACCCGGCGCATTGAGTTCTCAATCAAACTGGTACGTGTCGATGAAGGCCGCATTGATCTACTCGGCAGTGTACTGGGCAACATTGGCGACATACTGCGATGA
- a CDS encoding DUF2511 domain-containing protein, whose translation MRVKGVLRSALVAVCLAATTYATANIELISAEDYGKAWPFTVEEMHLMCLQGSAVVVSDVETGVTYPVNGAASGNARQLALEPLANVWRDDPDNPGAKVSVSRVIEQGLTLCK comes from the coding sequence ATGAGAGTTAAAGGAGTATTGAGAAGTGCGCTGGTCGCCGTCTGCTTGGCTGCGACTACATATGCAACGGCAAATATTGAGTTGATTAGCGCCGAGGATTACGGCAAAGCATGGCCATTCACCGTAGAAGAAATGCACTTGATGTGCCTACAGGGGAGTGCGGTTGTGGTGTCTGATGTTGAGACTGGGGTTACGTATCCAGTTAATGGCGCCGCAAGTGGCAATGCCCGTCAGTTGGCTCTTGAGCCATTGGCAAATGTCTGGCGTGATGATCCTGATAATCCGGGGGCAAAGGTCAGTGTCAGTCGGGTGATTGAACAAGGACTAACACTCTGCAAGTAG
- a CDS encoding helix-turn-helix domain-containing protein produces the protein MSGIGDRLREERERLRLSQAVFGELGGVKANAQGKYESGDRFPGADYLAAVADAGVDVLYVVTGTRTPSDSSSITAIEAAFVHDYRALSEAERDTIGRMVNALATQPKSK, from the coding sequence ATGAGTGGAATTGGTGACCGGCTTAGAGAAGAAAGAGAGCGCCTGCGCTTATCTCAAGCTGTTTTTGGTGAGCTTGGGGGGGTTAAGGCTAATGCTCAGGGTAAGTATGAGAGTGGTGATCGTTTCCCTGGTGCGGACTACTTAGCTGCGGTCGCAGATGCTGGTGTTGATGTTTTGTATGTGGTGACAGGTACGCGTACACCGAGTGATTCTTCAAGTATCACTGCCATTGAGGCCGCGTTTGTTCATGACTATCGAGCATTATCCGAAGCAGAGCGTGACACCATTGGGCGTATGGTTAACGCTCTGGCCACGCAACCCAAAAGTAAATAA
- a CDS encoding phage late control D family protein, which produces MIEQAIGELRSQADQLRQNLSYPTPAIRVVVDGNDITARVKARLISATLTDNRGLEADTLDISLSDHDGLLAIPPRGAVVRLCLGWSDTGLIDKGTYTVDEVEHSGAPDVLNIRARSADMREGLARKRERSWHQQTLGQIISAIAAEYALQPLIEVALAAIGLPHLDQTAESDLNLLTRLAHDNDAIASVKAGRLLFLPTGASASASGLALPHIALTRKDGDQHRYLAADRNSYSGARAYYYQTNSAQRLEAIAGTDDNAKTLRHTYTDRDSALRAAKAELQRLQRGSATLSYTLARGRADLIPELTYSLTGIKPDISSIVWVGSNVTHTFSSEAYTTSLELESQLPDDDALVSEASGNYTGVLAWYREGKTGVQKKITVGDQTTPKRLTHLYASKVSAQRAINRFCQDNKQNFQ; this is translated from the coding sequence ATGATCGAGCAAGCCATAGGCGAATTGCGCAGCCAAGCCGACCAACTGCGCCAAAACCTCAGCTACCCCACACCCGCCATCCGCGTTGTGGTCGATGGCAACGACATCACCGCCCGCGTCAAAGCGCGCTTAATCAGCGCCACACTCACCGACAACCGAGGGTTGGAAGCCGACACGCTAGATATAAGCCTGAGCGACCACGATGGCTTGCTCGCCATCCCGCCACGCGGTGCGGTTGTTCGCTTATGCCTCGGCTGGAGTGACACCGGGCTGATAGACAAAGGCACTTACACAGTGGATGAAGTCGAACACAGCGGTGCACCCGACGTACTCAACATCCGCGCCCGCAGTGCAGACATGCGCGAAGGCCTGGCACGCAAGCGCGAGCGCAGCTGGCATCAGCAAACCCTAGGGCAAATCATCAGCGCCATTGCAGCTGAATACGCCCTGCAGCCGTTGATTGAAGTGGCGCTGGCCGCAATAGGTTTGCCGCACCTGGACCAAACCGCAGAGAGCGACCTGAACCTGCTCACCCGCCTGGCACATGACAACGACGCGATCGCCAGTGTTAAAGCAGGCCGCTTATTGTTCCTGCCCACCGGCGCCAGCGCCTCGGCCAGCGGCTTAGCGTTACCGCACATCGCGCTTACTCGCAAAGATGGTGATCAACATCGCTATCTGGCAGCAGACCGCAACAGCTACAGCGGCGCCAGAGCCTATTACTACCAAACCAACAGCGCCCAGCGTCTGGAGGCCATTGCCGGTACCGACGACAACGCCAAAACCCTGCGCCACACTTACACCGACCGCGACAGCGCCTTGCGCGCCGCGAAAGCAGAATTGCAACGCCTGCAACGCGGCAGCGCCACGCTCAGTTACACATTGGCCCGAGGCCGAGCCGATCTAATCCCTGAGCTCACCTACAGTCTCACCGGCATCAAGCCTGATATCAGCTCCATTGTTTGGGTGGGCAGCAACGTCACCCACACGTTCAGCAGTGAGGCCTACACCACAAGCCTCGAACTTGAGTCGCAGTTGCCCGATGACGATGCCCTGGTCAGTGAGGCGTCCGGCAATTACACCGGCGTGTTGGCGTGGTACAGAGAGGGGAAAACAGGCGTTCAAAAAAAAATAACAGTGGGTGACCAAACTACACCAAAGCGTCTAACTCACTTGTATGCAAGTAAGGTGAGTGCACAGCGGGCAATTAATCGATTTTGTCAAGACAACAAGCAAAATTTTCAGTAA
- a CDS encoding DNA-binding protein translates to MHATRTPAQAKAWLDSLGITIKDFADNHGLDPATTYQVLAGTKKGKRGEAHKAAVLLGIKDGVVAQ, encoded by the coding sequence ATGCACGCGACACGCACCCCGGCACAAGCAAAGGCTTGGCTAGATTCGCTAGGCATCACAATCAAAGACTTCGCCGACAACCACGGCCTTGATCCGGCAACGACTTATCAAGTTTTAGCAGGCACCAAAAAGGGTAAGCGCGGTGAGGCCCATAAAGCTGCTGTTTTGCTCGGCATCAAAGACGGCGTAGTTGCACAGTAG